The Marinobacter subterrani genome has a segment encoding these proteins:
- a CDS encoding GH36-type glycosyl hydrolase domain-containing protein, protein MARTRNELRHDRDTELLRAELFSIEQLKRHAVTLAGQHRIEPRPGADRLLPRLADNARVLLAAYDVVTAAVAPGQRTAPTEAWLLDNFYLIEQQISLARRHLPRGYSRQLPRLAEGHSAGFPRIYDLALELISHMDGRVDSDNVTQFIAAYQTVEPFRLGELWAFPIMLQLALLENLRRVSVRIAQRREERDAAATWADRMLVAAESDPKQLILLLAEFAHADVPLTAPFVEEFYDRLQAQGSVMAFVQTWVEQKLLGQGVTATQLSEAAGHTDAANQISIANSIGSLRFIGAMDWKEYVESLSVVEKTLREDPSGMHAHQDFATRDRYRHVIEDLARGSLCGELDVAREAIVLAHAAAAQQGRHDRSAHVGYYLIDRGRPRLEHSICCRLSLRTRLNRACRPVRLPLYLGGIVLLTLLTTAAAQSALDGISLQAWRDWIFAMTAMTGASALALALVNRSITLFVPPRALPRLDFSQGIPADHRSMVIVPTLLSSRQEIDDLLDALEIRYLGNRDANLYFALLTDFPDAPEQTLPDDAALLARARAGIEALNDTYRDDRPCVFYLFHRPRQWNPFERVWMGYERKRGKLEQFNARLRGQASTAFSDIVGDQSLLGSIRYVITLDTDTQLPREAARLLVGNLAHPLNRPVFNAAKGRIVEGYAILQPRASISLTSAGQSRFTRLFAGESGLDPYTREVSDVYQDVFAEGSYIGKGIYDVDAFRQAVDGRFPENLILSHDLLESGYARSALVTDVDLIEDQPASIAIESSRRHRWIRGDWQLAGWLLPRVPGAPGLQGAGSKRQANPLSALSLWKIFDNLRRSLVTPALLVLLVAGWLWGTGYLWASTGLVLAVLFLPTLLSLLIELTRKPAECNWLVHLGMTGNSAGRPLALALLSLAFLPYDTHIILGAILRSGARMPFTRRGLLLWQLPGYTRRNACRSLADFCREMWVPPGLAAGLVAALVMADSPPTVWLAAFPVLLLWLVAPTIGWWLSRPLPAPTPGLSAGQEVFLRKAARRTWRYFADFVGPEDNWLPPDNFQAYPAPAIASRTSPTNIGMALLADLAAVDFGYLTVGECLQRIDNTLATMEKLERYRGHFFNWYDTRTLQPLHPQYVSSVDSGNLVGALLTLKAGLAELKYQPVPSTCALQGLQDTLQALADELPAALTPELAENIRVLQDTLRALTLEGPPRTLAGTASALDQIDRTGGPLFTWLSADADIDGELAYWARAFHQQLRALRDEFAFLVPATWQDSGLPSRMALAGSHDSGAGPAAQEQLDLIDSLIDRCQVLATMDFEFLYDAGCSLLTIGYDVSERRRDRACYDLLASEARLASFLLIAQGQVPQKHWFALGRLLTSHGGDVSLISWSGSMFEYLMPQLVMPSYGNTLLEHSCKAAVSRQIEYGRQRAVPWGISESCYNLTDIHQVYQYRAFGVPGLGFKRGLGDDLVIAPYASALALTVMPQEACRNLQGLADQGFLGAYGFYEAIDYTPTRVPRGKLHAIVQTFMAHHQGMSFLAFAHVLFDQPMQRRFMADPLARATELLLQERVPKRSDTLHPHAAEVSAAARPPSAEAGAIMRVFTDPATRLPEVHLLSNGRYHVMATHAGGSTSRWRDLAVTRWREDATCDGWGTFIYLRDRDTGKYWSTAHQPTLRQADYYEAIFVQARAEYRRRDHAIEAHTEISVSPEDDVEIRRVTLTNQSSRTRHVEVTSFAEVVLAPLSADLSHRSFSNLFVQTEILPGRQAILCTRRPRTPGEQVPWMFHLLAAPGSVANEPSFETDRARFIGRGRTPANPVVLDSGGRRSALSNTQGAVLDPIVAIRSTLTLLPDRSASVQIISGIADTREAALVLIEKYGDRHFVERAFEMAWFQSQEVLRHLSATEADAQIFGRLASSVIYSNALRRAAPSVIARNQLGQSGLWRFAISGDLPIVLLLIGDLGRIDLVKQVVQAHAYWRMKGLAVDLVIVNEGFSGYRAELQDQIMGLINAGPEAQVVDKPGGVFVRRAEELSEDERVLLQTVARIVFSDSADTLIEQVDRRVSPERTSDLLEPSKQAETEPVYPLAPRERIFSNGLGGFTPDGHEYVVTLEPGQATPAPWANVIASPHIGTVVSESGSAYTWVGNAHEFRLSPWHNDPLSDTSGEALYLRDEETGAFWSPTPLPACGRSGYVCRHGFGYSVFEHLEADIASELYTYVAMDAPVKFLVVKLHNQSRRSRKLSLTGYWELVLGELRHANLMHIVTEIDLPTGGLFARNSYGRECANRVVFAQVSERGRSVSGNRTEFIGRNGTLASPAAMRRKRLSGRTGAGLDPCAAIQTRIELDAGQEREIVFVFGAAANADEARHLIQQFGGQAGARQALAAVWEYWNRTLGAVSVDTPDVALNVLANGWLVYQTLSCRLWGRSGYYQSGGAYGFRDQLQDTMALVHATPWLAREQLVRHAGRQFLKGDVQHWWHPPNGQGVRTHFSDDYLWLPYATCRYVRATGDTGVLDEPIHFLEGRELYTDEEAYYDQPQRSPEAASLYEHCVRALRYGLKFGAHHLPLMGCGDWNDGMNLVGKDGRGESVWLAWFLVENLELFADLAGERNDQEFAELCRAQAAQLRDYIEAKAWDGAWYRRAYFDDGTPLGSDSNDECQIDSISQSWAVISKGGDQLRARQAMMAVDRRLVRRDKQIIQLLDPPFDKSGLEPGYIKGYIPGVRENGGQYTHAAIWTTMAFAMLGDTERAWEFFAMLNPVNHGNTPESIDRYKVEPYVMCADIYGVAPHIGRGGWTWYTGASGWMYRLTVETLLGLQLEVDHLRIAPCVPAEWDSYKIHYRYRDTVYHITISRRGEASGQVSRVTLDGAEQADMRIPLTDDRGEHFVEVELG, encoded by the coding sequence CGATGTTGTTACGGCTGCCGTGGCGCCGGGACAACGGACCGCGCCGACCGAAGCCTGGTTGCTGGACAACTTTTATCTGATCGAACAGCAGATCAGCCTGGCACGTCGTCACCTTCCTCGCGGATACAGCCGGCAATTGCCGCGTCTGGCCGAGGGGCATTCGGCCGGTTTCCCCCGCATCTACGACCTGGCGCTGGAGTTGATCTCCCACATGGACGGTCGCGTCGACAGCGACAACGTCACCCAGTTCATCGCCGCCTATCAGACCGTGGAACCCTTCAGGCTAGGCGAGTTGTGGGCCTTTCCCATCATGCTGCAACTGGCGCTGCTGGAAAACCTGCGGCGGGTCAGCGTGCGCATCGCCCAGCGGCGGGAAGAGCGTGATGCGGCCGCCACCTGGGCGGATCGCATGCTTGTCGCAGCCGAAAGCGATCCGAAACAGTTGATCCTGTTGCTCGCCGAGTTTGCCCATGCCGATGTCCCACTCACCGCGCCGTTCGTGGAGGAATTCTACGACCGGCTCCAGGCGCAGGGGTCCGTCATGGCCTTCGTGCAGACCTGGGTGGAACAGAAACTGCTCGGACAGGGGGTGACCGCAACCCAGCTCTCGGAAGCGGCCGGGCACACCGACGCGGCCAACCAGATATCCATCGCCAACAGCATTGGCAGTTTGCGCTTTATCGGCGCCATGGACTGGAAGGAGTACGTCGAATCCCTCAGTGTCGTGGAAAAGACACTGCGCGAAGACCCGTCGGGCATGCACGCCCACCAGGATTTCGCGACCCGCGACCGCTACCGGCATGTCATCGAGGACCTGGCGCGGGGCAGCCTGTGTGGCGAACTGGACGTGGCACGGGAAGCCATTGTTCTGGCCCACGCAGCAGCGGCACAACAGGGCCGGCACGACCGTAGCGCCCATGTCGGCTACTACCTGATCGACCGGGGGCGGCCACGCCTGGAGCATTCGATCTGCTGCCGCCTGTCGTTGAGAACGCGCCTGAACCGGGCCTGCAGGCCTGTTCGCCTGCCCCTGTATCTGGGGGGCATAGTGTTACTGACACTGCTCACCACGGCAGCCGCCCAGTCCGCGCTTGATGGCATCTCACTCCAGGCCTGGCGCGACTGGATTTTTGCGATGACCGCCATGACCGGAGCCTCGGCACTCGCGCTCGCGCTTGTCAATCGGTCGATTACGCTATTCGTGCCGCCGCGGGCATTGCCACGACTGGATTTTTCACAGGGCATCCCTGCCGATCACCGCAGCATGGTGATCGTTCCCACCCTGCTGAGCAGTCGGCAGGAAATTGATGATCTGCTCGATGCCCTCGAGATACGTTATCTCGGCAACCGCGATGCCAACCTCTACTTTGCCCTGCTGACGGATTTTCCCGACGCACCCGAGCAAACACTGCCAGACGACGCGGCCCTGCTCGCCCGCGCCCGAGCGGGAATCGAGGCACTCAATGACACCTACCGCGACGATCGCCCCTGTGTCTTCTACCTGTTCCACCGACCGCGGCAGTGGAATCCCTTCGAGCGAGTGTGGATGGGCTACGAGCGCAAGCGCGGCAAGCTCGAGCAGTTCAACGCCCGGCTCCGGGGCCAAGCGTCCACGGCGTTCTCGGACATCGTCGGTGATCAGTCGCTCCTGGGCTCGATCCGTTATGTCATCACCCTGGATACCGATACCCAATTGCCGCGCGAGGCGGCACGCCTCCTGGTCGGCAACCTGGCGCACCCGCTCAACCGCCCGGTTTTCAATGCTGCCAAAGGCCGCATCGTCGAAGGCTACGCCATCCTCCAGCCACGCGCCTCAATCAGCCTGACCAGCGCCGGCCAGTCACGCTTTACCCGGCTGTTCGCAGGTGAATCGGGCCTCGACCCCTACACCCGCGAGGTGTCGGATGTCTACCAGGATGTGTTTGCGGAGGGCTCCTACATCGGCAAGGGCATCTACGACGTCGATGCCTTTCGCCAGGCAGTTGACGGTCGCTTTCCGGAAAACCTCATCCTCAGTCACGACCTGCTGGAAAGCGGCTACGCGCGATCCGCGCTGGTGACAGACGTCGACCTGATCGAAGATCAACCGGCCAGTATCGCGATCGAGTCCAGCCGGCGCCATCGCTGGATACGCGGTGACTGGCAACTGGCCGGATGGTTGCTGCCACGGGTGCCAGGGGCGCCCGGCTTGCAGGGTGCAGGGTCGAAGCGGCAGGCCAACCCGCTGTCGGCCCTGTCGCTCTGGAAGATCTTCGACAACCTCCGGCGCAGCCTGGTTACACCGGCGCTGCTTGTCCTGCTGGTGGCGGGATGGCTTTGGGGCACGGGCTACTTGTGGGCATCGACTGGGCTGGTCCTGGCGGTGTTATTCCTGCCCACACTGCTGTCCCTGTTGATCGAGCTGACTCGCAAGCCGGCAGAGTGCAACTGGCTGGTACACCTGGGCATGACCGGAAACTCCGCCGGCCGGCCGTTAGCGCTCGCCCTCCTGAGCCTCGCATTTTTGCCCTACGACACCCACATAATCCTGGGGGCGATTCTGCGCTCCGGGGCGCGCATGCCATTCACCCGGCGCGGTTTGTTGCTGTGGCAACTGCCCGGATACACACGCCGCAACGCATGCCGTTCACTGGCGGATTTTTGTCGGGAAATGTGGGTACCCCCGGGTCTGGCGGCGGGGTTGGTTGCGGCTCTGGTTATGGCGGACAGCCCGCCGACGGTGTGGCTCGCCGCCTTTCCCGTTCTGTTGCTGTGGCTGGTGGCGCCCACCATTGGCTGGTGGCTCAGCCGCCCGTTGCCCGCCCCCACCCCAGGCCTGAGTGCAGGGCAGGAGGTTTTCCTGCGCAAAGCGGCCCGCCGCACCTGGCGCTACTTCGCGGACTTTGTCGGCCCGGAGGACAACTGGCTGCCGCCAGATAACTTCCAGGCCTACCCTGCCCCCGCCATCGCCTCGCGCACCTCACCCACCAACATTGGCATGGCGCTGCTTGCGGATCTGGCTGCCGTCGATTTCGGCTATCTCACCGTTGGCGAGTGCCTGCAACGCATCGACAACACACTGGCGACCATGGAAAAGCTGGAACGCTACCGCGGCCATTTCTTCAACTGGTACGACACCCGAACGCTGCAGCCACTCCACCCGCAATACGTTTCGTCGGTGGACAGTGGCAATCTGGTAGGCGCCCTGCTTACGCTGAAGGCCGGGCTGGCCGAGCTGAAGTACCAGCCGGTGCCGTCGACCTGCGCACTGCAGGGCCTGCAGGACACCTTGCAGGCCCTGGCCGACGAGCTGCCCGCCGCCCTCACCCCCGAACTGGCGGAGAATATCCGTGTACTGCAGGACACCCTGCGCGCCCTCACCCTGGAGGGTCCACCCCGCACACTGGCCGGCACCGCCAGCGCGCTGGACCAGATCGACCGCACCGGCGGTCCCCTTTTTACCTGGCTTTCGGCCGATGCCGACATCGATGGCGAACTGGCGTACTGGGCCAGGGCATTCCATCAGCAACTGCGTGCGCTGCGCGACGAATTCGCCTTTCTGGTACCCGCTACCTGGCAGGACAGCGGCCTCCCCAGCCGGATGGCGCTGGCGGGCAGCCATGATTCGGGCGCGGGCCCGGCCGCCCAGGAGCAGCTCGACCTCATCGACAGCCTGATAGACCGCTGCCAGGTTCTGGCAACAATGGATTTCGAATTTCTTTACGATGCCGGGTGCAGCCTGCTGACCATTGGCTATGACGTCAGTGAACGGCGCCGTGACCGCGCCTGCTACGACCTGCTGGCATCCGAGGCGCGGCTGGCCAGTTTCCTGCTTATTGCCCAGGGACAGGTACCCCAGAAGCACTGGTTCGCGCTCGGCCGCCTGCTGACCAGCCATGGCGGTGACGTCAGCCTGATTTCCTGGAGCGGCTCCATGTTCGAATATCTGATGCCACAGCTGGTTATGCCGAGCTATGGCAATACCCTGCTGGAGCATAGCTGCAAGGCAGCCGTTTCACGCCAGATCGAATACGGCCGGCAGCGGGCGGTGCCCTGGGGGATTTCCGAATCCTGCTACAACCTCACCGACATCCATCAGGTTTACCAGTATCGGGCGTTCGGCGTACCCGGCCTTGGCTTCAAGCGCGGATTGGGCGATGACCTCGTGATCGCGCCCTATGCCAGCGCGCTGGCACTGACGGTGATGCCGCAGGAGGCCTGCCGTAATCTGCAGGGGCTGGCTGACCAGGGATTCCTCGGTGCCTACGGTTTCTACGAAGCCATCGACTACACCCCCACGCGCGTGCCCCGGGGCAAGCTGCACGCCATCGTGCAGACGTTCATGGCGCACCACCAGGGGATGAGCTTCCTGGCCTTTGCCCATGTCCTGTTTGACCAGCCGATGCAGCGCCGCTTCATGGCCGATCCGCTCGCGCGGGCGACCGAGTTGCTGCTGCAGGAGCGAGTACCGAAGAGGAGTGACACCCTGCACCCGCACGCAGCCGAAGTCAGCGCCGCCGCCCGTCCGCCCAGCGCGGAGGCCGGCGCCATCATGCGCGTGTTCACCGACCCGGCCACGCGGCTCCCCGAAGTTCACCTGCTGTCGAACGGTCGCTATCACGTGATGGCAACCCACGCCGGCGGCAGCACCAGCCGGTGGCGCGACCTCGCCGTCACCCGCTGGCGCGAGGACGCCACCTGCGATGGCTGGGGTACGTTCATTTACCTGCGAGACCGCGACACTGGCAAGTATTGGTCCACGGCGCACCAGCCAACCCTGCGCCAGGCTGATTACTATGAAGCCATTTTTGTGCAGGCCCGCGCCGAATACCGGCGGCGCGACCATGCGATCGAAGCGCACACAGAGATCAGTGTGTCTCCCGAAGATGACGTCGAGATCCGTCGTGTCACGCTCACCAATCAGTCGTCGCGCACCCGCCACGTTGAGGTGACCAGCTTCGCTGAAGTGGTGCTGGCGCCGCTGAGCGCCGACCTGTCCCACCGCTCGTTCAGCAATCTGTTCGTGCAGACCGAAATCCTGCCCGGGCGGCAGGCCATCCTCTGCACCCGACGCCCCCGCACCCCGGGCGAACAGGTGCCCTGGATGTTTCACTTGCTGGCGGCGCCGGGTTCGGTGGCCAACGAACCTTCCTTTGAAACCGACCGCGCGCGGTTCATCGGGCGCGGTCGCACCCCCGCCAATCCGGTCGTGCTGGACAGTGGAGGCCGCCGCTCGGCCCTGTCGAATACCCAGGGCGCAGTGCTGGACCCCATTGTGGCAATCCGCAGTACGCTGACCCTGCTGCCCGACAGATCGGCAAGCGTACAGATCATTTCCGGTATCGCGGACACCCGCGAGGCTGCACTGGTCCTGATCGAGAAATACGGCGACCGCCATTTCGTGGAGCGCGCGTTCGAGATGGCCTGGTTCCAGAGCCAGGAAGTATTGCGGCACCTGAGCGCCACCGAAGCCGATGCCCAGATTTTTGGCCGTCTGGCGAGTTCTGTCATCTACAGCAATGCACTGCGCCGCGCGGCGCCCAGCGTCATCGCCCGCAATCAGTTGGGCCAGTCGGGATTGTGGCGTTTTGCCATCTCCGGCGATCTGCCCATCGTGTTGCTGCTTATCGGTGACCTCGGCCGGATTGATCTGGTCAAGCAGGTGGTGCAGGCCCATGCCTATTGGCGCATGAAGGGCCTTGCGGTTGATCTGGTGATCGTCAACGAGGGTTTCTCCGGCTATCGGGCGGAGCTGCAGGACCAGATCATGGGGCTGATCAACGCGGGCCCCGAGGCCCAGGTGGTCGATAAACCGGGCGGCGTCTTCGTGCGACGGGCCGAAGAACTTTCCGAAGACGAACGGGTATTGCTGCAGACCGTGGCTCGCATCGTGTTCAGCGACAGCGCTGACACCCTGATTGAGCAGGTGGACCGCAGAGTATCACCGGAACGGACATCGGACCTTCTGGAGCCTTCGAAGCAGGCCGAGACCGAGCCGGTTTATCCGCTGGCGCCGCGCGAGCGTATTTTCAGCAATGGCCTCGGCGGCTTCACGCCCGACGGCCACGAATACGTCGTTACCCTTGAACCCGGACAAGCCACACCGGCGCCCTGGGCCAATGTCATTGCCAGCCCACACATCGGCACCGTCGTCAGCGAGAGCGGCAGCGCCTATACCTGGGTGGGCAACGCCCACGAATTCCGGCTTAGCCCCTGGCACAACGACCCACTCTCCGACACTAGCGGCGAAGCGCTTTATCTCCGCGACGAGGAAACCGGCGCATTCTGGTCGCCAACGCCACTGCCTGCCTGCGGGCGTTCCGGCTATGTATGCCGACACGGTTTCGGCTACAGCGTGTTTGAGCACCTGGAGGCCGACATCGCCTCGGAACTGTACACCTACGTCGCCATGGATGCGCCGGTCAAATTCCTGGTGGTAAAACTGCACAACCAGTCCAGGCGATCGCGCAAGCTGTCGCTGACCGGTTACTGGGAACTGGTGCTCGGCGAATTGCGACACGCCAACCTGATGCACATCGTCACCGAAATCGACCTGCCCACGGGCGGACTGTTCGCCCGCAATTCCTACGGTCGCGAGTGTGCCAACCGGGTTGTGTTTGCGCAGGTCAGCGAACGGGGGCGGTCGGTGAGCGGCAACCGCACTGAGTTTATCGGCCGCAACGGCACCCTCGCCAGTCCGGCGGCAATGCGCCGGAAGCGCCTGTCGGGCAGGACCGGTGCTGGCCTCGACCCGTGCGCAGCTATCCAGACCCGGATCGAACTGGACGCCGGCCAGGAACGGGAGATCGTGTTCGTCTTCGGGGCAGCTGCCAATGCCGACGAAGCGCGGCATTTGATCCAGCAATTCGGCGGCCAGGCGGGCGCGCGCCAGGCGCTGGCAGCGGTGTGGGAATACTGGAACCGCACCCTGGGGGCCGTCAGCGTCGATACACCGGACGTGGCGCTGAACGTACTGGCCAACGGCTGGCTGGTTTACCAGACCCTGTCGTGCAGATTGTGGGGCCGCAGTGGCTATTACCAGTCGGGGGGCGCCTACGGCTTCCGCGACCAGTTGCAGGACACCATGGCGCTGGTCCACGCCACGCCCTGGCTCGCCCGCGAGCAACTGGTTCGGCATGCCGGTCGCCAGTTCCTCAAGGGCGATGTGCAACACTGGTGGCATCCACCCAACGGACAGGGCGTACGAACCCATTTCTCCGACGACTATCTGTGGCTGCCGTATGCCACCTGCCGTTATGTGCGGGCGACCGGCGATACCGGCGTGCTTGACGAGCCCATCCATTTCCTGGAGGGCCGTGAGCTGTACACCGACGAAGAGGCTTACTACGACCAGCCGCAACGCTCACCCGAAGCCGCCAGTCTCTACGAGCACTGCGTGCGGGCCCTCAGGTACGGCCTGAAGTTTGGCGCCCATCATTTGCCGCTGATGGGCTGCGGCGACTGGAATGACGGAATGAATCTGGTCGGCAAGGACGGCCGTGGCGAGAGTGTATGGTTGGCCTGGTTCCTGGTGGAAAATCTTGAGCTGTTCGCCGACCTTGCCGGTGAGCGCAATGACCAGGAATTTGCCGAGTTGTGCCGCGCCCAGGCCGCACAACTGCGGGACTACATCGAAGCCAAGGCCTGGGATGGTGCCTGGTACCGGCGCGCCTATTTTGATGACGGCACCCCACTGGGTTCAGACAGTAACGACGAATGCCAGATCGATTCCATAAGCCAGAGCTGGGCGGTCATCTCGAAAGGCGGCGATCAACTGCGGGCCCGACAGGCGATGATGGCGGTGGACCGGCGCCTTGTGCGGCGCGACAAACAGATCATCCAGTTGCTCGATCCGCCCTTTGACAAATCCGGCCTGGAGCCGGGCTACATCAAGGGCTATATCCCGGGCGTGCGGGAAAACGGTGGCCAATACACCCACGCCGCAATCTGGACCACGATGGCATTTGCCATGTTGGGTGACACCGAACGCGCGTGGGAATTTTTCGCCATGCTTAACCCTGTTAACCACGGCAATACGCCCGAGTCCATCGACCGCTACAAGGTCGAGCCCTATGTGATGTGCGCGGACATCTATGGTGTGGCGCCACACATCGGCCGCGGTGGCTGGACCTGGTATACCGGAGCGTCAGGCTGGATGTACCGGCTGACCGTGGAAACCCTGCTGGGCCTGCAACTGGAAGTGGACCACCTGCGCATTGCCCCCTGTGTGCCCGCCGAGTGGGACAGCTACAAAATCCATTACCGGTATCGTGACACCGTCTACCACATCACCATCAGCCGCCGCGGTGAGGCGTCGGGACAGGTAAGCCGTGTAACCCTGGACGGTGCCGAACAGGCTGACATGCGCATTCCCCTGACCGATGACCGCGGGGAGCATTTTGTCGAGGTGGAGCTGGGCTGA